One genomic region from Skermania piniformis encodes:
- a CDS encoding acetoacetate--CoA ligase — MTAPQWTPSTAEAAAAQITDFARFAGRPDASYHELWQWSVADLDGFWRAIWSYFELGPAPARALADPALPGARWFPEVRSNYVDRLLQLPPAGGQRPAIVYTDETSADRELSRSELLARVAALAAWLRSHGVEPGDRVVGYLPNIPEAVIGFLATVSIGAVWSSCGQDYSAKAALDRLGQLDPVVLITADGYRFGGRVHQRSAEVAAIRSGIGSVRATVVVTRFGERPAGTVDWVEVVDRPAVAAPELLPAPVPLPFDHPLWVVFSSGTTGLPKGIVHGHGGVLLEHLKVLALHADLGPDDTFFWYTSPSWMMWNYQVAGLLVGATIVCYDGSPAYPGPDALWALAGRLRVTQLGASPGYVLGCIKAGIAPRRGHDLSALRSVGITGSTLPPSSSQWLQDAVGVRVSSISGGTDVVTAFAGGTPVVPVWPGELSSPYLGVALDAYDSAGESVRGVVGELVVTAPMPSMPIGFWRDPDGSRYRAAYFDSYPGVWRHGDWITITGHGSVIVHGRSDSTLNRNGIRMGSADIYQAVERLPEVAEALIIGAEQPDGGYWMPLFVVLAPDAELTAEVIERIRAVIRSEASPRHLPDEIVAAPGVPHTRTGKKLEVPIKRIFQGADPATAVDPSAVDAPELIDWYVGFGARRGARPDA; from the coding sequence ATGACCGCGCCGCAGTGGACGCCGAGTACGGCCGAGGCGGCCGCGGCGCAGATCACCGACTTCGCCCGGTTCGCCGGCCGGCCCGATGCGAGCTATCACGAGTTGTGGCAGTGGTCGGTGGCCGATCTCGACGGATTCTGGCGGGCGATCTGGTCCTACTTCGAGCTCGGACCGGCACCGGCGCGCGCGCTCGCCGACCCGGCGCTGCCCGGCGCTCGGTGGTTCCCCGAGGTGCGGTCGAACTACGTGGACCGGCTGCTTCAGCTGCCGCCGGCGGGCGGGCAGCGGCCGGCAATCGTCTATACCGACGAAACCAGTGCCGATCGGGAGCTGAGCCGATCGGAGCTGCTCGCCCGAGTCGCCGCGCTGGCCGCGTGGCTGCGGAGCCACGGGGTCGAGCCGGGCGACCGGGTGGTCGGTTATCTGCCGAACATCCCGGAAGCGGTGATCGGGTTTCTCGCCACCGTCTCGATCGGCGCGGTGTGGAGCTCGTGCGGCCAGGATTACTCGGCGAAGGCGGCGCTGGATCGGTTGGGCCAGCTCGATCCGGTGGTGCTGATCACCGCCGACGGCTACCGGTTCGGTGGTCGGGTGCACCAGCGGTCGGCCGAGGTCGCGGCGATCCGGTCCGGTATCGGCTCGGTGCGCGCCACGGTGGTGGTGACCCGGTTCGGCGAGCGGCCGGCCGGCACCGTCGATTGGGTCGAGGTCGTCGACCGGCCCGCGGTCGCCGCGCCCGAGTTGCTGCCGGCGCCGGTGCCGCTGCCGTTCGACCACCCGCTCTGGGTGGTGTTCTCCTCCGGCACCACCGGCCTGCCCAAGGGGATCGTGCACGGGCACGGCGGGGTGCTGCTGGAACACCTCAAGGTGCTGGCGCTGCACGCCGACCTGGGACCGGACGACACCTTCTTCTGGTACACCAGCCCGAGCTGGATGATGTGGAATTACCAGGTCGCCGGGCTGCTGGTCGGGGCGACCATCGTCTGCTACGACGGCAGTCCGGCGTATCCCGGGCCGGACGCGCTGTGGGCGCTCGCGGGCCGACTCCGGGTCACCCAACTCGGTGCCAGCCCCGGCTACGTGCTCGGTTGCATCAAGGCCGGGATCGCGCCGCGCCGCGGGCACGATCTGTCGGCCTTGCGCTCGGTCGGAATCACCGGTTCGACCTTGCCGCCGTCGTCGTCGCAATGGTTGCAGGATGCCGTCGGGGTGCGGGTGTCCTCGATCAGCGGCGGTACCGACGTGGTGACCGCGTTTGCCGGTGGCACGCCGGTCGTGCCGGTCTGGCCCGGCGAGCTGTCGTCGCCCTATCTCGGCGTCGCGCTGGATGCCTACGACAGCGCGGGCGAGTCCGTGCGCGGCGTGGTGGGGGAGCTGGTGGTGACCGCGCCGATGCCGTCCATGCCGATCGGCTTCTGGCGCGATCCGGACGGCAGCCGGTACCGGGCGGCGTACTTCGACAGCTATCCCGGGGTGTGGCGGCACGGCGACTGGATCACGATCACCGGCCACGGTTCGGTGATCGTGCACGGCCGCTCCGACTCGACGCTGAATCGGAACGGGATCCGGATGGGCAGCGCGGACATCTACCAGGCGGTGGAACGCCTGCCGGAGGTGGCCGAGGCCCTGATCATCGGCGCCGAGCAGCCGGACGGCGGCTATTGGATGCCGCTGTTCGTCGTGCTCGCCCCCGACGCCGAGCTCACCGCCGAGGTGATCGAACGGATTCGTGCGGTGATCCGCTCGGAGGCGTCACCCCGACACCTCCCGGACGAGATCGTCGCCGCTCCCGGGGTGCCGCACACCCGAACCGGAAAGAAGCTCGAGGTGCCGATCAAGCGGATCTTCCAGGGGGCGGACCCGGCGACCGCGGTGGATCCCAGCGCGGTGGACGCACCCGAGCTGATCGACTGGTACGTCGGATTCGGGGCACGCCGCGGAGCGCGACCCGACGCGTAG
- a CDS encoding PPOX class F420-dependent oxidoreductase translates to MADLNDPAVREFLMTGTRTGAVAFTATDGRPLVAPVWFVVEGAEIVFNTGVDTAKGRSLRRDPRIALSVDRPAPPYAFVQIQGVATLSEDPDELIRTATMIGGRYMGADRADEFGRRNGVPGELVVRIRPTKMIVQLDATA, encoded by the coding sequence ATGGCCGACCTGAACGATCCCGCGGTGCGCGAGTTCCTGATGACCGGCACCCGGACCGGTGCGGTCGCGTTCACGGCGACGGACGGCCGCCCACTGGTCGCACCGGTCTGGTTCGTGGTCGAGGGTGCGGAGATCGTGTTCAACACCGGCGTAGACACCGCAAAAGGGCGTTCGCTGCGGCGTGATCCGCGGATCGCGCTGTCGGTGGATCGGCCGGCTCCGCCCTACGCCTTCGTCCAGATCCAGGGGGTGGCCACCCTGTCGGAGGACCCGGACGAGCTGATACGTACCGCGACCATGATCGGTGGCCGGTATATGGGCGCGGACCGGGCAGACGAGTTCGGCAGGCGCAACGGGGTACCCGGCGAGTTGGTGGTGCGAATCCGGCCGACGAAGATGATCGTGCAGCTCGACGCGACTGCCTGA